CGCATCCGATTCCGGACCTAACGGGATACATCACCGAGGGCCAGATAGTCCTCAGTAGAGACTTACACCGGCGCGGTATCTACCCACCGATCGACGTGCTACCCTCGCTGTCGCGTCTTATGGATGAAGGTATCGGTAAGGGTAAGACGCGCGAGGATCACCCGGATCTCTCCAACCAACTGTACGCGGCGTACGCCGAGGGTCGCGACCTGCGCGACCTAGTAGCGGTAGTAGGTGAAGAGGCGCTGACGGAGCGGGACCGCAAGTTCCTGAAGTTCGCGGACGAGTTCGAGCAGCGGTTCGTGAAGCAAGGCCGCGATGAGAACCGGAGTATCGAAGAAACTCTCGACCTGGGATGGGAGCTACTGGCGATCCTACCGGAGCGTGAGCTCAAAAGAGTCAGCGATGAGCTGATCGAGAAGTACCACCCGAAGTACAGGCAGGAGAAGGAGGAACAGGGAGAGTAGTGTAAGGATCCCCCGCCACATTTCCACTCAAACCCACCTAGGTGGGGGATACCCGTGACTCAGGAGATCCTAGAGGACGTCAATCCTACCAGGATGGAATTACTGAAACTCCAGGACAGAATCGAACTGGCGAAGAAGGGCCACAAGCTACTCAAGGAGAAGCGAGACGCCCTCATCATGGAGTTCTTCGAGATGGTGAAACGCGCCTCCGAGATCAGGGAGCGAGCCGTCGAGAAGTTGATGGAGGCGTACAGCAAGTTGGCTGCTTCCAAGGTGACCTTAGGTGAGATCGGAGTGGAGCGCGCCTCTATGGCCACAGGCGAGGAGATCAAGGTAGATATAGGATCAAGGAACGTGATGGGTGTAGTTGTACCGATCATCGAGCGCGTAAGCGAAGATGGCGGTTCGAAGGTTGTCTATGGCTTCGCCGACACGTCCGGCGCACTCGATGAGGCGATGCGAGCCTTCACGGAGGCTATCGACGCCGTGCTGGAGCTGGCCGAAATCGAGGAAACCCTACGTCTCATGGCCGAGGAAATCGAACGCACTAAGCGCAGGGTGAACGCGTTAGAACATATAGTCATCCCGCGCCTCGAGAACACCGAGAAGTACATCGAGATGAAACTCGACGAGCAGGAGAGGGAGAACTTCGTACGGCTGAAGCGTGTGAAGGACTTGATCGAACGGAAGAAGTTGAGAGAGGAACTCGAGCAGGTCGTCGAAGAAGAGATCGAATTCCCATCCTTCGAGTGAGGTGTGGGTGAGTAGAGAATGGTCTTCGTCAGCGTCGCCAAGAGGAAAGTCACTGAACGTGTCCGCCGGCGCCGCGAGCCATACGACTTCAAAACCGATACGTTCGAGGGGCGGTTTAAGCCACTGATAGCGGCCGAGGATGTGACCGTCGAAGAAGGTGAGGACGTCATTATTAAGGTAGAACCGATTGAAATTCCACCTCATACAATGGTACTACTGTCACCGTACGCCCGGAATCCCTACGGCCACGTTCTAGCCGTAGCCGAGGAGTTTCCCAAAATGATGGAACTGGGTCGGAAGGTGGAACAAGTGTACTTCGTCGCCGTAAGACACGGTCGAATTCGTAAGGGTGACGTGCTGGGAGTGCTCATACTGATCGAGTTGAAAGGTGAAGAGTGATGCGCGGCGAGTCGCGCCTCGACAGGTACGTGATCAAGGAAATACTCCGAATCAACCGACACCTACCTCGACGTCGTAAGACCCTTGAAGAGCTGTTGAGGGAAGAGAGACCGCACGTTGTTAACCGGGACGGTACCAAGCACTACTTTGACCGGGATGAGCTGGAACGCCTCGCCGACGTATTACCACGGTATCTTCACGGCCGCCTCAAGCTCCCGATACTCATCGAGCTTGGATACTCGGGAGCAGCGGTGATCCGTGGTAAGGCGGAAGTTCGGGTAGTGTGTGAGGTGCTCGGTGAGGAGTGGCGGTTTTCCCAAGATCGAGTGGAGCTGAACATGTTCGAAGTTCGAAAGCTCCGCCGCGAATTCCCTACAGCTACCCAGTACATGTTCAGCTCCGAGCATATCGTGGGGAGGCCGAAAGTTGAGAGAAGAAGATAAGCGGAGGTTGATGGTGGCTCTCGTTCGAGTTGCCCCTATCGTGGCAACGGTAACCCTAATCGTGGGTTTTACGGTATTCGTGATACTGGTACTGACAGGGCACTCCGGAACCGTAACCCGTTAAACTCTTTCGAAACTGGAGTCGCCGGAAGGTCGCCCTACAACACCTAAAACCTAAAGATGACCTCCTCCCCGGAAGCTATTGCCACTGCATGTACTAACGTCATATGGGGGAGAACCGTATGGCCGTGGAGTTACCCAAGGCTGCCATCGAAAGGATCTTCCGGCAGGGTATTGGTGAGAGACGCCTGAGCCAGGATGCGAAGGAGACCATCTACGACTTCGTCCCAGCAATGGCGGAGTACGTAGCCAACGCGGCTAAGTCTGTATTAGATGCCTCCGGTAAGAAGACGCTGATGGAGGAGCACCTGAAGGCGCTGGCCGACGTCCTCATGGTGGAAGATGTGGAGGACTACGACGGTGAGCTGTTCGGCCGAGCGACGGTGCGCCGCATCCTAAAGCGAGCTGGGATTGAGAGAGCTAGTTCGGACGCCGTCGACCTGTACAACAAGTTGATCTGCCGTGCCACGGAGGAGCTGGGTGAGACGGCCGCTGAGTACGCGGACGAAGACGGCAGGAAGACCGTGCAGGGAGAAGACGTCGAAAAGGCCATCACATACTCTATGCCCAAAGGTGGGAAATTCTAAGCCTTTCTTCCCCCGACCGAATTGTTATAAGAACTTGAACGATTCGCGCTGTGGCTTATCCCCAAAAGAAACGCCGTATTTCCCTGGCCTTCCGTTCTCCTATCCCTTTGACGCGTTTCAGCTCAGATGGACTAGCGTTCACGACGTCACCTATGGATCCGAACTCGTCCAACAGTCTCCGAGCCAGCTCCGGTCCAACTCCTGGGACACACGACAACATCTCAACCCGGAGATCCTCGGTCGATCTACGCTTCCGTGGCCTCGGCCTCTGTCGCTCTTCGAACCTTCTAGCCATCCGATAGAGCAGCTCCGCGGTTTCCTCCGGT
Above is a window of Methanopyrus sp. SNP6 DNA encoding:
- a CDS encoding V-type ATP synthase subunit D; the protein is MTQEILEDVNPTRMELLKLQDRIELAKKGHKLLKEKRDALIMEFFEMVKRASEIRERAVEKLMEAYSKLAASKVTLGEIGVERASMATGEEIKVDIGSRNVMGVVVPIIERVSEDGGSKVVYGFADTSGALDEAMRAFTEAIDAVLELAEIEETLRLMAEEIERTKRRVNALEHIVIPRLENTEKYIEMKLDEQERENFVRLKRVKDLIERKKLREELEQVVEEEIEFPSFE
- a CDS encoding DUF22 domain-containing protein produces the protein MVFVSVAKRKVTERVRRRREPYDFKTDTFEGRFKPLIAAEDVTVEEGEDVIIKVEPIEIPPHTMVLLSPYARNPYGHVLAVAEEFPKMMELGRKVEQVYFVAVRHGRIRKGDVLGVLILIELKGEE
- a CDS encoding DUF61 family protein — encoded protein: MRGESRLDRYVIKEILRINRHLPRRRKTLEELLREERPHVVNRDGTKHYFDRDELERLADVLPRYLHGRLKLPILIELGYSGAAVIRGKAEVRVVCEVLGEEWRFSQDRVELNMFEVRKLRREFPTATQYMFSSEHIVGRPKVERRR
- a CDS encoding histone-like protein gives rise to the protein MAVELPKAAIERIFRQGIGERRLSQDAKETIYDFVPAMAEYVANAAKSVLDASGKKTLMEEHLKALADVLMVEDVEDYDGELFGRATVRRILKRAGIERASSDAVDLYNKLICRATEELGETAAEYADEDGRKTVQGEDVEKAITYSMPKGGKF